The following are from one region of the Leucobacter sp. Psy1 genome:
- a CDS encoding alpha/beta fold hydrolase, with protein MESRDRTHRNGDVQIAFTDTPGPDGRVFVLVHGIGMGRVVFAELGAELSSSGRVLAIDMPGFGDSPEPGSTTSIEETAENVARFIRQEAHDPVVLVGHSMGTQVVSEVALNHPDLVEALVLIAPTVNRHERTARQQSLRMVQDLVGEGPKVLLLGLWQYAKTSPLWFVNKLKFMLRHRLENICSSIEAPTLLLRGETDPVCPPEWVDELAGAFPNAESRQIDGRGHEAVIKSPQPVAGMILEFIGTEEAAGPNEDHLV; from the coding sequence ATGGAAAGTCGCGACCGCACGCATCGGAACGGTGACGTCCAGATCGCATTCACGGACACCCCTGGCCCCGACGGCCGAGTGTTCGTCCTCGTGCACGGCATCGGCATGGGCCGGGTCGTCTTCGCCGAGTTGGGCGCAGAACTCTCCTCGTCCGGCCGGGTGCTCGCGATCGACATGCCCGGATTTGGAGACTCCCCCGAACCCGGGTCCACGACGAGTATCGAGGAGACCGCTGAGAACGTCGCTCGGTTCATCCGTCAGGAGGCCCACGACCCAGTCGTTCTCGTCGGGCACTCGATGGGCACTCAGGTCGTCTCGGAGGTGGCACTCAATCACCCCGACCTGGTGGAGGCACTCGTCCTGATCGCGCCGACCGTGAACCGGCACGAGCGCACGGCCCGCCAGCAGAGCCTGCGCATGGTCCAGGACCTCGTGGGCGAGGGACCGAAGGTCCTGCTGCTCGGACTCTGGCAGTACGCCAAGACCAGCCCGCTGTGGTTCGTCAACAAACTCAAGTTCATGCTCAGGCACCGGCTCGAGAACATCTGCTCGAGCATCGAAGCTCCGACGCTACTGCTGCGCGGGGAGACGGATCCGGTCTGCCCGCCGGAGTGGGTCGACGAGCTCGCCGGTGCGTTCCCGAATGCCGAGTCGCGGCAGATCGACGGCAGGGGCCACGAGGCCGTCATCAAGAGCCCGCAACCGGTGGCCGGCATGATCCTCGAGTTCATCGGCACCGAGGAAGCGGCCGGGCCGAACGAGGATCACCTCGTCTGA
- a CDS encoding hotdog fold thioesterase, with translation MVGDGLESGNWVAQNGSGELADAMGIEFTEYTVERTVARMPVAGNRQTVGYLHGGAYVVLGESLGSMAANLHAGPGRLAVGIDVNATHVRSATSGYVTGVCTPIHLGRTLTVHEIVVEDDEGRRCCTVRITNLIKDAPSE, from the coding sequence ATGGTCGGTGACGGTCTCGAATCGGGCAACTGGGTCGCGCAGAACGGCTCGGGAGAGCTCGCCGATGCCATGGGTATCGAGTTCACGGAGTACACCGTGGAACGCACCGTCGCGCGGATGCCGGTCGCCGGCAACCGTCAGACGGTGGGGTACCTCCACGGAGGAGCATACGTCGTGCTCGGCGAATCGCTCGGCTCGATGGCGGCCAACCTGCACGCGGGGCCCGGCCGTCTCGCCGTCGGCATCGACGTGAACGCAACGCACGTGCGCTCCGCGACGTCCGGGTACGTGACAGGGGTGTGCACGCCGATCCACCTCGGTCGCACGCTCACCGTCCACGAGATCGTCGTGGAGGACGACGAGGGGCGCCGCTGCTGCACCGTGCGGATCACGAACCTCATCAAGGACGCCCCGTCCGAGTGA
- the paaC gene encoding 1,2-phenylacetyl-CoA epoxidase subunit PaaC, producing the protein MSDTHLDDVHGDVHGDVSVDELQLSEELLGVSGTASDDVAEYALRLGDDALILAQQLGWWISRAPELEEDMALGNIGLDLLGHARALLHYAGTASGRSEDDLAYWRDEPDFRSCWLVEQPNGHFGDTIARQFLFSAYQAELYRELLRSDDPSLAAIAGKADREVRYHLDHAVQWILRLAGGTDESRGKIIVSLEEVWPYIDELFTDDALTERLAGTVPQPSALRPAFDATVDAVLAEAELERPAKKPAMAGGREGRHSTQLGYILAEMQWLARRHPGATW; encoded by the coding sequence GTGAGCGACACCCACCTCGATGACGTGCACGGCGATGTCCACGGCGATGTCAGCGTCGATGAACTGCAGCTCTCGGAAGAACTGCTGGGGGTCTCGGGTACCGCGTCGGACGACGTGGCCGAGTACGCGCTGCGTCTCGGCGATGACGCCCTGATTCTCGCGCAGCAGCTGGGGTGGTGGATCTCCCGCGCCCCGGAGCTCGAGGAGGACATGGCGCTCGGCAACATCGGCCTCGACCTGCTCGGGCACGCCAGGGCACTGCTCCACTACGCCGGTACCGCGTCCGGACGATCCGAGGACGACCTCGCGTACTGGCGCGACGAGCCCGATTTCCGCAGCTGCTGGCTCGTCGAGCAGCCGAACGGGCACTTCGGCGACACGATCGCGCGTCAGTTCCTGTTCTCCGCGTACCAGGCGGAGCTCTACCGGGAGCTGCTGCGCAGCGACGATCCCTCGCTCGCGGCGATCGCGGGCAAGGCCGACCGCGAGGTGAGGTACCACCTGGATCACGCGGTCCAGTGGATCCTGCGCCTTGCCGGCGGCACCGACGAGTCCCGCGGGAAGATCATCGTGTCGCTCGAGGAAGTGTGGCCCTACATCGATGAGCTCTTCACCGACGACGCGCTGACCGAGCGCCTCGCGGGCACCGTGCCGCAGCCGTCGGCGCTGCGCCCCGCCTTCGACGCGACGGTCGACGCCGTGCTCGCCGAAGCCGAGCTCGAGCGCCCGGCGAAGAAGCCCGCCATGGCCGGCGGCCGCGAGGGAAGACACAGCACCCAGCTCGGCTACATCCTGGCCGAGATGCAGTGGCTCGCGAGACGCCACCCGGGTGCGACGTGGTGA
- a CDS encoding DUF3592 domain-containing protein, whose amino-acid sequence MTYLDPTSQTGLVNGIDHYAGLMDPLPPLVFIALVSIALGVIAVLWGIRAGGGRRSGWVTVTGRWIRGRGIAGDWRVEYPVEDRVLTVHPHRDTSRLRANVPVQVAYDPSRPSRAVIDTFMHNGGFIKLLGGIFVAVGLVLLAIFFVA is encoded by the coding sequence ATGACATATCTCGACCCTACAAGCCAGACCGGACTCGTCAACGGCATCGATCACTACGCTGGCCTCATGGACCCGCTCCCTCCTCTCGTGTTCATCGCACTCGTCTCGATCGCCCTCGGGGTGATCGCCGTGCTGTGGGGCATCCGGGCCGGCGGCGGGCGACGGAGCGGATGGGTGACCGTCACCGGACGCTGGATCCGCGGGCGCGGCATCGCGGGCGACTGGCGCGTGGAGTATCCGGTGGAGGACCGCGTCCTCACGGTGCACCCGCACCGTGACACATCGCGGCTTCGAGCGAACGTGCCGGTTCAGGTCGCGTACGACCCGTCGCGACCATCCCGCGCGGTCATCGACACGTTCATGCACAACGGCGGCTTCATCAAGCTCCTGGGTGGGATCTTCGTGGCCGTCGGCCTGGTACTGCTCGCCATCTTCTTCGTCGCTTAG
- the paaE gene encoding 1,2-phenylacetyl-CoA epoxidase subunit PaaE gives MAAINLGRTQRAKFHDLTVSDVRPLTESSVEVTFAVPDELVAEYRYAAGQYLALRTTIDGEDVRRSYSICRPPADGSISVAIKRDLGGVFSSWANEQLQPGDTLQVMTPQGAFTSNLDELDGKRVVGIAAGSGITPVITMAHRVLSQSDSARFDLLFTNRSSLDVMFVEELADLKDRYPQRFALHHVLSREQRAAPIMSGRLDEEKLRTILTTLIPVGMVDEWVLCGPFELVQLCRDLLAEFGVESSHIRFELFTTGEPGQATPTRARPVEVQEGEKTIAIDFRLDGTSGSVASPVSANETILNAALRVRADVPFACAGGVCGTCRAKIVEGSVSMTENYALEADEIERGYVLTCQSHPTSDRVFVDYDA, from the coding sequence ATGGCCGCCATCAATCTCGGCAGGACTCAGCGCGCGAAATTTCACGACCTCACGGTCTCCGACGTGCGCCCGCTCACCGAGTCGAGCGTCGAGGTCACGTTCGCCGTGCCCGACGAGCTCGTCGCTGAGTACCGCTACGCCGCGGGGCAGTACCTCGCCCTCCGCACGACCATCGACGGCGAGGACGTGCGCCGCTCCTATTCAATCTGCAGGCCGCCGGCTGACGGCAGCATTTCCGTCGCGATCAAGCGCGATCTCGGCGGGGTGTTCTCCAGCTGGGCGAATGAGCAGCTGCAGCCGGGCGACACGCTGCAGGTCATGACGCCGCAGGGCGCGTTCACGTCGAACCTCGACGAGCTCGACGGCAAGCGGGTCGTCGGGATCGCCGCTGGCTCGGGAATCACGCCCGTCATCACCATGGCTCACCGCGTGCTCAGCCAGAGCGACAGCGCCAGGTTCGACCTGCTGTTCACCAATCGATCGTCGCTCGACGTCATGTTCGTCGAGGAGCTCGCGGACCTGAAGGATCGCTACCCGCAGCGCTTCGCCCTCCACCACGTGCTGTCGCGCGAGCAGCGTGCGGCGCCCATCATGTCGGGCAGGCTCGACGAGGAGAAGCTGCGCACGATCCTCACGACGCTCATTCCCGTCGGCATGGTCGACGAGTGGGTGCTCTGCGGTCCGTTCGAGCTGGTGCAGCTGTGCCGGGACCTGCTCGCCGAGTTCGGCGTCGAGTCCTCGCACATCCGCTTCGAGCTCTTCACAACGGGCGAGCCAGGCCAGGCGACCCCGACGCGTGCGCGTCCGGTGGAGGTGCAGGAGGGCGAGAAGACCATCGCGATCGACTTCCGACTCGACGGAACCTCGGGGTCTGTGGCGAGTCCCGTGAGCGCGAACGAGACGATCCTCAACGCCGCCCTGCGGGTCCGCGCCGATGTTCCATTCGCGTGCGCCGGAGGCGTCTGCGGCACCTGCCGCGCGAAGATCGTCGAGGGATCCGTCTCGATGACCGAGAACTACGCGCTCGAAGCCGACGAGATCGAGCGCGGCTACGTGCTCACCTGCCAGTCGCACCCCACGTCGGATCGCGTCTTCGTCGACTACGACGCGTGA
- a CDS encoding proline dehydrogenase family protein: MAELSEGVGDAAEARVVEWARSLSEARTSGREHPDLVGGARHDASGLAFTRRVMDLLAGSDDAFATAFGLREASRDLPQTLPVRDRLAVRAGGLASLGLPWAVVPIARRWLRDRAKHLVLAARLPNDPEHPNRAAALATALERRTAAGLRPSVRLLGDPVHGPAAADREVERLTALAGFPGVTDLIVDAERVMPGGTDWSFEADVSDAVTRLRPLLGAALAHEVGVTLEPSSYRAARLVPEVMLRALADPALDRVRAGVGILTELPDSRELLERVLRWAGLRAAEGGAPLEVVLEHGGIVGAERIASIHSGLAVPALDERTEVDAQLLRLADLVLRPEHAAVVRVVIASDDPHLIAAVEAIAQERDLAGMLRFRLRAGVGDDLAEHLARSRAGVRIAQPLVRPAEFGGAVDLLLGLAAEAADETSALARLDGVLRGDTEALAAEDARLRAALEAASEPFPPVRRTQQRAREWDPSERDSALFYRAPDDPSPFQTGGLTAAVLGLGRADTGEVQLEAMGSPIAIPVVSQSGFAAEPVTDATVPANREWARKLLERAAEHRGNAAAAPAPAETAAADTAAPEIERILERARAAGDRWAAQNHTLRATRLRRAALATVAARDRLTETMAADVGAPIGVIDATVTDIVDVARYTGQLAENLNAVRGASFHPDGLGVVIAGASATFADQVESVVALLAAGSAVVWALPAAHHRAADVLIEEWAGSGLPADTVTTVALTPGDEQDPDGAVAFARALGAAETPVDRATVLASPGASRAIAQRRPELRLDSRFPATGSVIVTPAAEIDSAIADVVASAFGQPGPREVSRVILVGAVHRSRRFREGLADAVRGLRVGDSAAPGANDPLGFQIGPLPAPPSAAGLRALTELDKGEEWLVEPRQLDETGRLWAPGVRLGVASGSRFWEDARDLPVLGLTHAFTLGDAIATQSAGGGAVAGLQSLDPREILHWLDRAQAAALAVNRPTTGARVERHPSGAWNDAGAGISALSGGPQRLLTLGTWQVREGTRSSTLHLRGLDPEVQILIEVAQEALSYEQFDELRRAALADVLAWRTSLGVVRDTVGLGIERNALRHWPVPVQIRLSEGEPVAELLRVIAAALLVRAPFAVSTGHVLPDPVTAFLRTQGIALSLESDTDWLERVVVTPPAVDGAPVARVRMIGGDRVRTAEWMSGGADLALWAEPVTMAGPVELVSLLREQAISVRTHRHAMGAPSPELDEWMAEFER; the protein is encoded by the coding sequence ATGGCAGAGCTTTCGGAAGGTGTCGGGGACGCCGCCGAGGCGCGAGTCGTCGAGTGGGCGCGGTCGCTCAGTGAGGCCCGGACTTCGGGTCGCGAGCATCCTGACCTGGTCGGTGGTGCGCGTCACGATGCGAGCGGGTTGGCGTTCACGCGGAGAGTCATGGACCTCCTCGCCGGGTCGGACGACGCCTTCGCAACGGCGTTCGGGCTGAGGGAAGCCTCCAGGGACCTGCCGCAGACGCTTCCCGTCCGTGATCGTCTCGCGGTGCGCGCCGGTGGGCTCGCGTCGCTCGGGCTTCCGTGGGCGGTCGTGCCGATCGCGCGGCGCTGGTTGCGCGACCGTGCGAAGCACCTCGTGCTCGCGGCGCGCCTGCCGAATGATCCCGAGCACCCGAACCGCGCGGCAGCACTCGCGACGGCCCTCGAGCGGCGCACCGCTGCCGGCCTCAGACCCTCGGTGCGTCTACTCGGCGATCCCGTCCACGGCCCCGCCGCAGCGGATCGCGAGGTGGAACGACTCACCGCCCTTGCAGGCTTCCCCGGCGTGACCGACCTCATCGTCGACGCCGAGCGGGTGATGCCCGGAGGGACCGACTGGTCATTCGAGGCCGATGTCTCGGATGCCGTGACGCGCCTCCGCCCGCTCCTCGGCGCCGCCCTCGCGCACGAGGTGGGCGTCACGCTCGAACCTTCGTCCTATCGCGCTGCTCGCCTCGTACCCGAGGTGATGCTCCGCGCACTCGCGGATCCCGCACTCGATCGAGTGCGGGCGGGGGTGGGGATCCTGACCGAACTGCCCGACTCCCGCGAGCTGCTCGAGCGGGTGCTCCGCTGGGCCGGACTCCGGGCTGCAGAGGGCGGGGCGCCGCTCGAGGTCGTCCTCGAGCACGGCGGCATCGTCGGTGCCGAACGCATCGCCTCCATCCACTCAGGCCTGGCGGTCCCCGCGCTTGACGAGCGCACCGAGGTCGACGCGCAGCTGCTCAGGCTCGCCGACCTGGTGCTCCGCCCCGAGCACGCCGCCGTCGTGCGCGTCGTGATCGCGAGCGATGATCCGCACCTCATCGCCGCCGTCGAAGCCATCGCGCAGGAACGCGACCTCGCAGGCATGCTCCGATTCCGACTGCGCGCCGGGGTCGGCGACGATCTCGCGGAGCATCTCGCCCGCTCTCGGGCCGGAGTCAGGATCGCGCAACCCCTCGTCCGCCCCGCCGAGTTCGGCGGCGCCGTCGACCTGCTGCTCGGGCTCGCCGCCGAGGCAGCCGATGAGACCTCAGCGCTTGCTCGCCTCGACGGCGTGCTGCGCGGCGACACTGAGGCGCTCGCCGCGGAGGATGCACGCCTGCGCGCGGCCCTCGAAGCGGCGTCAGAGCCGTTCCCGCCCGTCCGACGGACGCAGCAGCGTGCGCGGGAGTGGGATCCGAGCGAGCGCGACAGTGCGCTGTTCTACCGTGCGCCCGACGATCCGTCACCGTTCCAGACGGGTGGATTGACCGCGGCAGTGCTCGGGCTCGGGCGCGCGGACACCGGCGAGGTGCAGCTCGAAGCGATGGGCTCGCCCATCGCGATCCCCGTCGTCTCTCAGTCCGGGTTCGCCGCCGAACCCGTCACCGACGCGACGGTGCCAGCCAACCGGGAGTGGGCGCGGAAGCTGCTTGAGCGCGCGGCGGAGCACCGTGGCAACGCGGCGGCCGCACCCGCACCCGCGGAGACTGCGGCAGCCGACACTGCAGCGCCCGAGATCGAAAGGATCCTGGAGCGCGCCCGCGCCGCCGGAGATCGCTGGGCGGCGCAGAACCACACGCTGCGCGCGACCCGCCTGCGGCGCGCTGCACTCGCCACCGTCGCTGCGCGCGACCGGCTCACCGAGACCATGGCCGCCGATGTCGGCGCGCCGATCGGGGTCATCGACGCGACCGTCACCGACATCGTCGACGTCGCCAGGTACACGGGTCAGCTCGCCGAGAACCTGAACGCGGTGCGCGGCGCGAGCTTCCACCCCGACGGACTCGGGGTCGTGATCGCGGGCGCATCGGCCACCTTCGCCGATCAGGTCGAGAGCGTCGTCGCGCTCCTCGCCGCGGGCAGTGCCGTGGTGTGGGCGCTCCCCGCCGCGCATCACCGCGCCGCCGACGTGCTCATCGAGGAGTGGGCGGGATCAGGGTTGCCAGCCGACACCGTGACGACCGTCGCGCTCACCCCGGGTGATGAGCAGGATCCCGACGGTGCTGTGGCGTTCGCCCGCGCGCTGGGTGCTGCCGAGACGCCGGTAGATCGTGCCACGGTGCTCGCGAGCCCAGGGGCATCGCGGGCGATCGCGCAGCGACGGCCGGAGCTCCGGCTCGACAGCAGGTTCCCCGCGACCGGAAGCGTGATCGTCACTCCGGCCGCCGAGATCGACTCCGCCATCGCCGACGTCGTCGCCTCGGCCTTCGGTCAACCGGGGCCGCGCGAGGTCAGCCGGGTCATCCTCGTGGGCGCCGTGCACCGGTCGCGACGCTTCCGCGAGGGGCTGGCGGATGCCGTGCGCGGCCTGCGGGTCGGAGACTCCGCGGCCCCGGGTGCGAACGACCCCCTGGGGTTCCAGATCGGGCCGCTGCCCGCTCCGCCATCCGCGGCGGGGCTCCGCGCGCTCACCGAGCTCGACAAGGGCGAGGAGTGGCTCGTGGAGCCGCGGCAGCTGGACGAGACCGGCCGTCTCTGGGCCCCCGGCGTGCGTCTGGGGGTCGCGAGCGGTTCGCGGTTCTGGGAGGACGCGCGAGACCTTCCCGTGCTCGGTCTCACCCACGCCTTCACGCTCGGCGACGCGATCGCGACCCAGTCGGCGGGCGGCGGTGCGGTTGCAGGGCTCCAATCGCTCGACCCCCGCGAGATCCTCCACTGGCTCGACCGGGCGCAGGCTGCGGCGCTCGCCGTCAACCGGCCCACCACAGGTGCTCGGGTGGAGCGGCATCCCAGTGGAGCGTGGAACGACGCGGGCGCCGGCATCTCCGCGCTCTCGGGCGGGCCGCAACGCCTCCTCACGCTCGGCACCTGGCAGGTGCGCGAGGGGACGCGCAGCTCGACCCTGCACCTGCGAGGGCTCGATCCGGAGGTGCAGATCTTGATCGAGGTCGCGCAGGAAGCGCTCTCTTACGAGCAGTTCGACGAACTCAGGCGCGCGGCGCTCGCCGACGTGCTCGCCTGGCGCACCTCGCTCGGCGTCGTCCGAGACACCGTCGGACTCGGGATCGAGCGCAACGCCCTCAGACACTGGCCGGTGCCCGTGCAGATCCGGCTCTCCGAAGGCGAACCCGTTGCCGAGCTGCTGCGCGTGATCGCGGCGGCACTGCTCGTGCGTGCCCCGTTCGCCGTATCGACCGGGCACGTGCTGCCTGATCCGGTAACGGCGTTCCTCCGCACGCAGGGCATCGCGCTCTCCCTCGAGAGCGACACCGACTGGCTCGAACGGGTCGTCGTCACGCCGCCCGCCGTCGACGGCGCGCCCGTCGCCCGCGTACGCATGATCGGAGGCGATCGCGTGCGCACAGCCGAGTGGATGAGCGGTGGCGCCGACCTCGCCCTCTGGGCCGAACCCGTCACCATGGCGGGCCCGGTCGAGCTCGTCAGCCTGCTCCGCGAACAGGCGATCTCGGTGCGCACGCACCGCCACGCCATGGGAGCACCGTCCCCCGAGCTCGACGAATGGATGGCCGAGTTCGAGCGATAG
- the paaI gene encoding hydroxyphenylacetyl-CoA thioesterase PaaI has translation MNSPTNTQAEATDATQTREGIEHEVALDPSWSATAMLLTDNTKRAFGITIHELERGRAVLSMRVRDDMANGFGITHGGMVFTLADTAFAYACNEADTAVVASGVDVTFTRASHAGDTLTATAERRWLSGRNGLYDVTVADQEGQVVAEFRGRSLATNRPIPIPSDAPTDDSTAAEAGA, from the coding sequence ATGAATTCACCGACGAATACGCAGGCAGAGGCCACCGACGCGACGCAGACCCGCGAGGGCATCGAGCACGAAGTCGCTCTCGATCCGAGCTGGTCGGCGACCGCGATGCTGCTCACCGACAACACCAAGCGTGCGTTCGGCATCACGATCCACGAGCTCGAGCGCGGTCGGGCGGTACTCTCGATGCGCGTCCGCGACGACATGGCCAACGGTTTCGGCATCACACACGGCGGCATGGTGTTCACCCTCGCCGACACGGCATTCGCCTACGCCTGCAACGAGGCCGACACAGCTGTCGTCGCCTCGGGCGTCGACGTCACCTTCACGCGGGCGAGCCACGCCGGCGACACCCTCACCGCCACTGCCGAGCGCCGCTGGCTCTCGGGCCGCAACGGCCTCTACGACGTGACGGTCGCCGACCAGGAGGGGCAGGTCGTCGCGGAGTTCCGCGGACGATCGCTCGCGACGAACCGCCCGATCCCGATCCCCTCGGACGCACCCACGGACGACAGCACTGCAGCGGAGGCCGGCGCATGA
- a CDS encoding enoyl-CoA hydratase/isomerase family protein: protein MIDLTIADDVAEITLNAPQKLNALDAAAVDELSSAYARAADAGVRALVLRGEGRAFCAGRDISGVDPREDDVLGYLEGRIQPLMERMTAFPAPTFAVAHGACLGVGLGLLIASDVVYVAESAKIGSPFANLGATLDSGGHALFVERLGAHRTLDLIYTGRLMSGSEAVDSGLFSRVLPDDDALEVTRSAAAQAARGATRAFLASRELVRDLRDRRIGLWESMADENRAQAALCDTDDYREGFAAFQEKRKPVFHGR, encoded by the coding sequence GTGATCGACCTCACCATCGCCGACGATGTCGCCGAGATCACCCTGAACGCACCCCAGAAGCTCAACGCGCTCGACGCGGCAGCCGTCGACGAGCTCTCGAGTGCCTACGCGCGGGCCGCCGACGCCGGCGTGCGTGCGCTCGTGCTGCGCGGCGAGGGGCGGGCGTTCTGCGCCGGTCGCGACATCTCGGGCGTCGACCCGCGCGAGGACGATGTGCTCGGGTATCTCGAGGGGCGCATCCAGCCACTCATGGAGCGGATGACGGCGTTCCCCGCGCCCACCTTCGCCGTTGCGCACGGCGCCTGCCTCGGGGTCGGGCTCGGCCTGCTCATCGCGAGCGACGTGGTCTACGTCGCCGAGTCAGCGAAGATCGGCAGTCCGTTCGCGAACCTCGGTGCCACCCTCGACTCGGGCGGGCACGCGCTGTTCGTCGAGCGTCTCGGCGCGCACCGCACCCTCGACCTCATCTACACGGGGCGACTCATGTCGGGATCGGAGGCGGTGGATTCGGGTCTCTTCTCGCGGGTCCTCCCCGACGACGACGCGCTCGAAGTGACCCGGAGTGCGGCAGCGCAAGCGGCCCGAGGCGCCACCCGCGCCTTCCTCGCGTCGCGCGAACTCGTGCGCGACCTGCGCGACCGGCGCATCGGTCTCTGGGAGTCGATGGCCGACGAGAACCGCGCCCAGGCGGCTCTCTGCGATACGGACGACTACCGCGAGGGGTTCGCCGCGTTCCAGGAGAAGCGGAAGCCGGTGTTCCATGGTCGGTGA
- the paaB gene encoding 1,2-phenylacetyl-CoA epoxidase subunit PaaB — translation MSTPGETGTETWPLWEVFVRAGRGLSHVHVGSLHAPDEAMALRNARDLYTRRNEGLSIWVVPAAAITTSDPDSKGVFFESPAGKNYRHAIYYTRAEGVKHL, via the coding sequence ATGTCGACACCCGGTGAGACCGGTACCGAGACCTGGCCCCTGTGGGAGGTCTTCGTCCGTGCAGGGCGCGGGCTCAGCCACGTGCACGTGGGGTCCCTCCACGCGCCCGACGAGGCGATGGCGCTGCGGAACGCCCGCGATCTGTACACCAGGCGCAATGAGGGCCTCTCGATCTGGGTCGTGCCCGCTGCGGCGATCACGACGAGCGACCCGGACTCGAAGGGCGTGTTCTTCGAGTCGCCCGCGGGCAAGAACTACCGCCACGCGATCTACTACACCCGCGCCGAGGGGGTGAAGCACCTGTGA
- the paaD gene encoding 1,2-phenylacetyl-CoA epoxidase subunit PaaD, whose amino-acid sequence MVTAELTGVRPADVEAARAWDLAAEVLDPEVPALTIEDLGVLREAHVDGTSARIVLTPTYSGCPAIDQMRDDVRAKLTGAGFTDVVVDTTLSPAWTTDWMTEEGKRKLEEYGIAPPNFRSAMHRGPIPVQIAVKCPQCQSLRTREIARFGSTSCKALYECLDCLEPFDYFKVH is encoded by the coding sequence GTGGTGACGGCGGAGCTCACGGGCGTCCGCCCCGCCGACGTCGAGGCGGCGCGGGCGTGGGACCTTGCTGCAGAGGTGCTGGATCCGGAGGTGCCTGCGCTCACGATCGAGGATCTCGGGGTGCTGCGCGAAGCGCACGTGGACGGGACCTCGGCGCGCATCGTGCTGACCCCGACCTACTCGGGCTGCCCGGCGATCGACCAGATGCGCGACGACGTGCGCGCGAAGCTCACCGGCGCCGGGTTCACCGATGTCGTGGTCGACACGACGCTCAGCCCCGCATGGACCACCGACTGGATGACCGAGGAGGGCAAGCGCAAGCTCGAGGAGTACGGCATCGCGCCCCCGAACTTCCGCTCCGCGATGCACCGCGGTCCGATCCCGGTGCAGATCGCCGTGAAGTGCCCGCAGTGCCAGTCGCTGCGCACCCGGGAGATCGCACGGTTCGGCTCGACGTCGTGCAAGGCCCTCTACGAGTGCCTCGACTGCCTCGAACCCTTCGACTACTTCAAAGTCCACTAG
- the paaA gene encoding 1,2-phenylacetyl-CoA epoxidase subunit PaaA, whose amino-acid sequence MSITATTEPAEQADQAHFDAVIEADQRIEPRDWMPEKYRRTLIRQISQHAHSEIIGMQPEANWITRAPSLKRKAILTAKVQDEAGHGLYLYAAAQTLGITREEMTMQLIEGRARYSSIFNYHTPTWADMGAIGWLVDGAAICNQVPLCRASYGPYGRAMVRICKEESFHQRQGFEILMELSNGTPEQKQMAQDAVDRWYWPALMMFGPSDEHSPNSAQSMAWKIKRFSNDELRNRFVGMCVPQFEALGLECPDKDLRFDEETGTWITGEIDWDEFNAVLDGRGPANTQRIRHRREAHEAGAWVREAAAEYARKQRERDQQPLAA is encoded by the coding sequence ATGTCGATCACGGCGACCACCGAACCAGCCGAGCAGGCCGACCAGGCACACTTCGATGCGGTCATCGAAGCCGATCAGCGCATCGAACCGCGCGACTGGATGCCCGAGAAGTACCGTCGCACGCTGATCCGCCAGATCTCGCAGCACGCGCACTCGGAGATCATCGGCATGCAGCCCGAGGCGAACTGGATCACCCGCGCTCCCAGCTTGAAGCGCAAGGCGATCCTTACCGCGAAGGTGCAGGACGAGGCCGGGCACGGCCTCTATCTCTACGCGGCGGCCCAGACGCTCGGCATCACCCGCGAGGAGATGACGATGCAGCTCATCGAGGGGAGGGCCCGCTACTCCTCGATCTTCAACTACCACACGCCGACCTGGGCCGACATGGGCGCGATCGGCTGGCTCGTCGACGGTGCGGCGATCTGCAACCAGGTGCCCCTCTGTCGCGCATCCTACGGCCCGTACGGGCGCGCGATGGTGCGCATCTGCAAGGAGGAGTCGTTCCACCAGCGCCAGGGCTTCGAGATCTTGATGGAGCTCTCGAATGGCACCCCTGAGCAGAAGCAGATGGCGCAGGACGCGGTCGACCGCTGGTACTGGCCCGCCCTCATGATGTTCGGCCCGAGTGACGAGCACTCGCCGAACTCGGCGCAGTCGATGGCCTGGAAGATCAAGCGCTTCTCGAACGATGAACTGCGGAACCGGTTCGTCGGCATGTGCGTGCCGCAGTTCGAGGCGCTCGGTCTCGAGTGCCCCGACAAGGATCTCCGATTCGATGAGGAGACCGGCACCTGGATCACCGGCGAGATCGACTGGGACGAGTTCAACGCCGTCCTCGACGGGCGCGGCCCCGCGAACACGCAGCGGATCCGTCACCGGCGCGAAGCGCACGAGGCCGGAGCCTGGGTGCGCGAGGCCGCCGCGGAGTACGCGCGGAAGCAGCGCGAGCGCGATCAGCAGCCTCTCGCGGCGTAG